One window of Siniperca chuatsi isolate FFG_IHB_CAS linkage group LG19, ASM2008510v1, whole genome shotgun sequence genomic DNA carries:
- the LOC122866313 gene encoding glycine--tRNA ligase-like → MLRSAASALLRTSTEVSSFCPVFTVRFARQLLRYPPKNRPFSTSVCLCKKKKKSLWLQLAEGQTMDGNIEEILAPLRLAVKEQGDLVRQMKQDGAPDVDVTKAVAELKARKRTLEAKELSLQPKDDIVDRTKMEDTLKRRFFYDQAFAIYGGVSGLYDFGPVGCALKNNILQAWRQHFIQEEQILEIDCTMLTPEPVLKTSGHVDKFADYMVKDVKNGECFRADHLLKAHLQKLMSDKKCAAEKKAEMEEVITQMDNYTQQELTDLFVKYNVKSPTTGNDLTPPVSFNLMFQTSIGPGGNMPGYLRPETAQGIFLNFKRLLEFNQGKLPFAAAQIGNSFRNEISPRSGLIRVREFTMAEIEHFVDPKEKVHPKFSNVADLDIMLYSSKAQTSGQSAHIMRLGDAVEQGVINNSVLGYFIGRIYLYLTKVGIAKDKLRFRQHMDNEMAHYACDCWDAETKTSYGWIEIVGCADRSCYDLKCHARATKVPLVAEKSLKEPKVENVVQFEPNKGAIGKAYKKDAKIVMEYLSVCDECFITEQEQLLNETGEFTIETEGKSFKLTKDMVSVKRFQKTLHVEEVVPNVIEPSFGIGRIMYTIFEHTFHVREGDEQRTYFSFPATVAPYKCSVLPLSQKPEFAPFVRDLSEAMTKNGVSHKVDDSAGSIGRRYARTDEIGVAFGITIDFDTVNKTPHTATLRDRDSMRQIRAEVSELPVIIRDLANGALSWAEVESKYPVFEGQETSKKEAEE, encoded by the exons ATGCTTCGTAGCGCAGCATCAGCACTGCTGAGGACCAGCACTGAGGTTTCCTCCTTCTGTCCGGTGTTCACGGTCCGGTTTGCTCGGCAGTTGCTCCGTTACCCGCCCAAAAACAGGCCGTTTTCAACGTCGGTCTGCTTgtgtaagaagaagaagaaaagcctGTGGCTGCAGCTGGCGGAAGGACAAACCATGGACGGCAACATTGAAGAGATTCTCGCCCCTTTGAGGCTTGCAGTCAAAGAACAG GGGGACCTTGTGCGTCAAATGAAACAGGATGGAGCTCCTGATGTGGATGTCACTAAAGCTGTGGCTGAACTGAAAGCAAGGAAGAGAACTCTGGAGGCCAAG GAACTGTCATTACAACCCAAAGATGACATTGTTGACAGAACCAAGATGGAGGACACCCTCAAGAGGCGATTCTTTTACGACCAGGCCTTTGCCATCTATGGAG GTGTGAGCGGCCTGTACGACTTCGGCCCTGTGGGCTGTGCCCTGAAGAACAACATCCTACAGGCTTGGAGGCAGCACTTCATCCAGGAGGAGCAGATCCTGGAGATCGACTGCACAATGCTGACCCCCGAGCCCGTCCTCAA GACATCAGGACATGTGGACAAATTTGCTGACTACATGGTGAAAGATGTCAAGAATGGTGAATGCTTCCGGGCTGACCACCTCCTCAAAG CCCATCTCCAGAAGCTGATGTCTGATAAGAAGtgtgcagcagagaagaaggcTGAGATGGAGGAAGTCATCACTCAG ATGGACAACTACACCCAGCAGGAGCTGACTGATCTCTTTGTGAAATACAACGTCAAGTCGCCCACCACAGGAAACGACCTCACACCTCCCGTCTCCTTCAACCTGATGTTTCAAACGTCCATTGGACCAGGGGGGAACATGCCAGG CTATCTGAGGCCTGAAACAGCTCAGGGAATCTTCCTCAACTTCAAGCGTCTATTGGAGTTTAACCAGGGAAAACTGCCCTTTGCTGCTGCTCAGATAGGAAACTCCTTCAGGAACGAAATCTCTCCTCGCTCTGGACTCATTCGTGTTAG AGAGTTCACCATGGCTGAGATTGAGCACTTTGTGGACCCAAAGGAGAAGGTCCACCCTAAATTTTCCAATGTAGCCGACCTGGATATCATGTTGTACTCCTCCAAGGCTCAGACCAGCGGCCAGTCTGCACATATCATGAGGCTGGGGGACGCTGTGGAGCAG GGAGTGATCAATAACTCCGTCCTGGGATATTTCATCGGGAGGATCTACCTCTACCTTACTAAAGTTGGTATCGCCAAAGACAAGCTGCGTTTCCGACAGCACATGGACAACGAGATGGCTCACTATGCCTGTGACTGCTGGGATGCTGAAACCAAAACCTCCTAT GGCTGGATTGAGATTGTGGGGTGTGCTGACCGGTCTTGCTACGATCTGAAATGCCATGCACGCGCCACAAAGGTCCCTCTGGTCGCTGAGAAGTCTCTAAAAGAACCC AAAGTTGAAAATGTCGTCCAGTTTGAACCCAACAAAGGAGCCATTGGGAAGGCATACAAGAAGGATGCTAAGATAGTCATGgagtatctgtctgtgtgtgacgaATGCTTCATAACAGAACAGGAGCAGCTGCTCAATGAGACTGG AGAGTTCACCATCGAGACAGAAGGCAAGTCTTTCAAACTCACAAAGGACATGGTCAGCGTGAAGCGATTCCAGAAGACTCTGCATG TGGAGGAAGTTGTTCCCAATGTAATCGAGCCCTCCTTTGGCATTGGTAGGATCATGTACACCATCTTCGAGCACACATTCCATGTCAGAGAAGGTGACGAACAAAGAACA TACTTTAGCTTCCCTGCTACTGTAGCTCCATACAAATGCTCCGTCCTGCCTCTGAGTCAGAAACCGGAATTCGCGCCCTTCGTGAGGGATTTAT CTGAGGCGATGACCAAAAACGGTGTTTCTCACAAGGTGGATGACTCGGCAGGATCAATCGGCAGGCGCTACGCCAGGACGGACGAGATCGGAGTGGCGTTTGGCATCACCATCGACTTCGACACAGTGAACAAGACGCCTCACACGGCCACTCTGAGAGACCGCGACTCAATGAGGCAGATCAGGGCTGAG gTCAGTGAGTTGCCTGTGATTATTCGGGATTTGGCCAACGGCGCTTTGAGCTGGGCAGAAGTGGAGAGCAAGTACCCCGTCTTTGAAGGACAGGAGACCAGCAAGAAGGAAGCTGAAGAGTAA